A genomic region of Daphnia carinata strain CSIRO-1 chromosome 5, CSIRO_AGI_Dcar_HiC_V3, whole genome shotgun sequence contains the following coding sequences:
- the LOC130695989 gene encoding putative ferric-chelate reductase 1 homolog: MNYYLLFWLMALAQGSPYGAPQSACATMMPGHGFNPQNGTSPFIVIPLTSDIMQNSFVPIGLSSLSSDDFKGFLIMAFSNSSRQPIGKFSIEADGQSMSCFNGTDNAATHSINNDKSWVMLNWMPPYNFVGSVRFRTTFVKNASHYWVGIESDPVEVIPLFIPSSAGHFSPSLGLALLILIVGMF; the protein is encoded by the exons atgaattattatttgttattttggtTGATGGCGCTTGCGCAGGGAAGCCCATACGGAGCGCCGCAGAGCGCCTGTGCCACAATGATGCCCGGCCATGGTTTCAATCCGCAAAATGGTACATCTCCATTCATCGTCATTCCCTTAACG AGTGACATTATGCAGAATAGCTTCGTGCCAATTGGACTCTCATCTCTGTCCAGCGATGATTTCAAAG GTTTCCTCATTATGGCGTTTAGCAACAGTAGCAGACAACCGATAGGCAAATTTTCTATTGAAGCGGATGGCCAATCGATGAGCTGCTTCAACGGAACGGAC AATGCTGCCACTCATTCGATTAACAATGACAAATCATGGGTTATGCTAAACTGGATGCCACCATACAATTTTGTGGGCTCAGTTCGCTTCAG GACTACCTTCGTCAAGAATGCGTCCCATTACTGGGTCGGCATCGAGTCGGACCCCGTGGAGGTTATTCCGTTATTTATACCATCATCAGCCGGCCATTTCAGCCCTTCGCTGGGATTGGCTCTGTTGATTCTTATAGTTGGTATGTTTTGA
- the LOC130695995 gene encoding homeobox protein Nkx-3.2-like — protein sequence MDSDKEVNVSAKNLTPFSIADILSGSSKASADPPSVPAVTSSTPPAQPAVPPSYPWFLLNHPPCWPLLMPDASAQTAGSLAGTTKANSQADMSNSSALTNVSSSPEGDDDRLSDDDELFDHDDDDDGSNSIIGSLVSSTDDGQQEDPLDMRANNHRRRNRTHRMLMDNEQAANGERSMASLPSLHHHLHQQQIHHHQMRMAASAGGLGMVVSGGRKKRSRAAFSHGQVFELERRFGHQKYLSGPERADLAQMLKLTETQVKIWFQNRRYKTKRRQLQQQQQQHDVAAATLALNNMAAARRVAIRVLSERQTSGSTSSSVHQLHNQHPGMMTNNQRSSSTSAMTAGPHHPTFAGLAAHHHHQTQHHHNLHHPFYYCPPAYLAMGPTTDPFISNTTTP from the exons atggattccGACAAAGAAGTGAACGTCAGTGCTAAAAATTTGACTCCGTTCTCTATCGCCGATATCCTCAGCGGAAGCAGCAAAGCTTCCGCTGATCCACCGTCCGTTCCGGCTGTTACATCATCGACTCCACCAGCACAGCCGGCGGTCCCGCCGTCTTATCCGtggtttcttttgaatcatCCGCCTTGTTGGCCGCTTTTAATGCCGGATGCTTCCGCGCAAACGGCCGGATCTCTGGCCGGAACTACGAAGGCCAACAGTCAGGCGGACATGAGTAACAGCAGCGCATTAACAAACGTCTCTTCTTCGCCTGAAGGAGACGATGATCGTCTGTCCGACGACGATGAACTGTTCGATcacgacgatgatgatgatggatcCAACAGCATCATCGGTAGTTTGGTATCATCGACGGATGATGGCCAACAGGAAGATCCGCTGGACATGAGAGCCAATAATCATCGGCGTCGTAACCGAACCC ACCGGATGTTGATGGACAACGAACAGGCAGCCAATGGGGAGCGCTCGATGGCCAGCCTGCCGTCACTTCACCATCACCTCCACCAACAACAGATTCATCACCATCAGATGAGGATGGCAGCTTCGGCCGGCGGACTAGGAATGGTCGTATCCGGTGGCCGCAAGAAACGTTCCAGGGCGGCTTTCTCTCACGGACAAGTCTTTGAGTTGGAACGACGGTTCGGTCACCAGAAATACTTGTCAGGACCCGAACGGGCAGACCTAGCGCAAATGTTGAAACTAACCGAGACCCAA GTGAAAATTTGGTTCCAGAATCGCCGCTACAAAACTAAACGGCGACAattgcaacagcagcaacagcagcacgaCGTTGCGGCCGCGACATTGGCTCTCAATAACATGGCGGCAGCAAGGAGAGTTGCCATTCGGGTCCTGTCGGAACGCCAGACTTCCGGATCGACATCGTCTTCGGTGCATCAGCTTCACAATCAGCATCCTGGAATGATGACTAACAATCAAAGATCTTCGTCTACCTCCGCAATGACTGCGGGTCCCCATCATCCGACGTTCGCCGGACTGGCCgctcatcaccatcatcagaCACAACATCATCACAATCTCCATCATCCTTTCTACTATTGCCCGCCTGCTTACCTCGCCATGGGTCCCACAACGGACCCGTTCATAAGTAACACAACGACCCCTTAG
- the LOC130695972 gene encoding homeobox protein vnd-like, with amino-acid sequence MFITCVSSQPIHSVWILRSSQPLQQSAFPPRKKNIVYFLIKSLKKQKQIALLYTFALIQNYSPKIMLCDQQMATSFSVRDILEFDDGDGMIGNGVSPGPEAAATASTDPLLLDPIMVNPAEAAANSAGYYANYWLENNGMGNNTMLGDNRTMMPMEEQPTGPTYIALQQHHHIQPPPQHQQAIDPAHYDYSYNYMPYDCPPVAEEFSRFREEDESKMAIVQQRNPAASRPLTTSHHVQQLSHLCPPFSEQEVNCGNSMENATNKIKSNRILAAKPENNFSKKSSSGNESINTSQRTTRLKRKPRVLFSQAQVYELERRFKQQRYLSAPEREHLSLVLKLTPTQVKIWFQNRRYKCKRQLSEKPLDSNSITTSPEPGTATTPIRKMADDSIISSTGMGTPSEAEESILYQHPPHDPHLQQHPVLPPYSTLYSHQQHPATSALTYGNAATSSYHHHQDMAYSGTPAETAGYYALMGGNVSNNVSGGSAGQNFHQHSFSSSVRAW; translated from the exons ATGTTTATAACTTGCGTGTCCAGCCAACCGATCCACTCAGTTTGGATTCTGAGATCATCGCAGCCTCTACAGCAAAGTGCTTTCCctcctagaaaaaaaaatattgtctATTTCCTAATCAaatccttaaaaaaacaaaaacaaattgcattgTTGTACACCTTCGCattgattcaaaattactCACCAAAAATAATGTTGTGCGATCAGCAAATGGCGACGTCGTTCAGTGTGCGAGATATTTTGGAATTCGACGATGGTGACGGGATGATAGGCAACGGAGTAAGTCCAGGACCCGAAGCGGCGGCCACAGCATCGACCGATCCGCTATTACTCGACCCGATAATGGTCAACCCGGCAGAAGCAGCAGCCAATTCCGCTGGTTACTACGCCAATTattggctggagaacaacggaATGGGTAATAACACAATGCTGGGCGATAATCGGACGATGATGCCGATGGAAGAACAGCCAACCGGACCGACTTACATCGCACTGCAGCAACACCATCACATCCAGCCCCCTCCGCAGCATCAACAAGCAATCGATCCGGCCCATTACGATTATTCGTACAACTACATGCCTTACGATTGCCCCCCAGTAGCTGAAGAATTCAGCCGCTTCAGGGAAGAAGACGAGAGCAAAATGGCAATTGTCCAGCAAAGAAATCCTGCAGCGAGTAGGCCGTTAACTACGTCTCACCACGTCCAGCAGCTCTCTCACCTGTGTCCGCCATTTTCTGAACAGGAAGTCAATTGCGGGAATTCTATGGAAAACGCCActaacaaaatcaaatcaaacc GAATCCTAGCGGCAAAACCGGAGAATAACTTCAGCAAAAAGAGTAGCTCTGGGAACGAGTCAATTAACACGAGCCAACGGACAACACGTCTCAAACGTAAACCTCGTGTCCTCTTCTCTCAG GCACAGGTGTACGAATTAGAACGGAGATTCAAGCAACAACGATACCTATCTGCACCAGAACGCGAACACCTGTCTTTGGTACTCAAACTAACACCCACTCAG GTAAAGATCTGGTTCCAAAACCGCCGCTATAAATGCAAACGCCAGTTGAGCGAAAAGCCATTAGACTCCAACAGCATCACGACATCTCCTGAGCCTGGAACAGCGACAACGCCCATCCGTAAGATGGCCGACGACTCCATCATTTCTTCAACTGGAATGGGCACTCCATCTGAAGCGGAAGAATCGATTCTATATCAACACCCACCACACGATCCTCACCTTCAACAACATCCCGTTCTGCCTCCTTATTCCACATTGTATAGTCACCAACAACATCCAGCTACGTCAGCGTTAACCTACGGCAATGCAGCAACATCATCgtaccaccaccaccaagACATGGCGTATTCTGGAACACCTGCAGAAACGGCCGGATATTATGCACTGATGGGAGGTAACGTCAGCAACAACGTTAGCGGAGGTAGTGCTGGGCAGAACTTCCACCAGCACAGTTTTTCGTCCAGCGTCCGGGCGTGGTAA